The proteins below come from a single Erysipelothrix piscisicarius genomic window:
- a CDS encoding CopY/TcrY family copper transport repressor gives MKDTKLVSDSEWEVLRVLWTLNHATSREVADHFKLSKNWEPATTKTLISRLVKKGYVKADTEGKAYVYRPTLSEKQGTQSRIMEAFDSICAQEVGSTLKNIIEHYELSHHDKHLLLEALNQKTSVDVVKCNCVVSCNCGQDTCTCKKA, from the coding sequence ATGAAAGACACAAAATTAGTTTCCGATTCAGAATGGGAAGTTTTACGTGTTTTATGGACATTGAACCATGCTACAAGCCGTGAAGTTGCTGATCATTTTAAACTGTCAAAAAATTGGGAACCCGCAACGACGAAAACTTTAATTAGTCGATTGGTTAAAAAAGGTTATGTGAAAGCAGATACTGAGGGTAAGGCATATGTTTATCGGCCCACACTATCTGAAAAGCAAGGAACACAAAGCCGAATCATGGAGGCATTTGATTCAATTTGCGCCCAAGAAGTTGGTAGTACCTTAAAAAATATCATCGAGCACTATGAACTCTCGCATCATGATAAACACCTACTTTTGGAGGCGTTGAATCAAAAAACGTCAGTCGATGTTGTTAAATGTAATTGTGTCGTTTCATGTAACTGCGGTCAAGATACTTGTACTTGTAAGAAAGCATAA
- a CDS encoding ketopantoate reductase family protein, whose translation MDILILGLGTIGTLYGSLFFRAGHNVEHFLREGKDHVDCGHVKLLDGRLNPKGKELSFDYKIKPSTKKEYDFIFVSVSSGNLKEAMDSLREAKIHGTVLLFTGVWTDHKRLDEIMGFYNYILGYPVGGGSMDEEGVLTAVVNEYAMIESKSNARIPNYNLMMSLFKSCDITFEIPHDMLEWMWVRMSVSAAIVSTVALYGNLSFPGASVEYVMTNSKALAHCIRTIRETLLIARGRGINMNHFKQEILPYKFPAGISGWGMKVKFKTSRIARESMKRHNNIDDLMYICYEVFHEGKRQCVPMPHFTENMQAMLVKLEEQEHIDPSLYNHIKKF comes from the coding sequence ATGGATATTTTAATTCTAGGACTGGGCACGATTGGAACTCTATACGGGTCCTTGTTTTTCCGTGCGGGCCATAATGTTGAACATTTCCTTCGAGAAGGAAAAGACCATGTCGATTGTGGTCATGTGAAATTACTTGATGGAAGACTCAATCCTAAGGGGAAAGAGCTTTCTTTTGACTATAAAATTAAACCTTCTACAAAAAAAGAGTATGATTTTATTTTTGTTAGTGTATCATCAGGGAATCTAAAAGAAGCAATGGATTCCCTACGGGAAGCGAAGATTCATGGAACGGTATTACTCTTTACGGGGGTTTGGACCGATCACAAACGTCTCGATGAAATCATGGGATTCTACAATTATATTTTAGGATATCCTGTTGGAGGCGGTTCGATGGATGAAGAAGGCGTTCTTACAGCCGTCGTAAATGAGTATGCCATGATTGAGTCAAAGTCGAATGCTCGAATTCCAAACTACAATCTTATGATGTCGCTTTTTAAAAGTTGTGACATTACCTTTGAGATACCACATGACATGTTAGAATGGATGTGGGTAAGAATGTCAGTAAGTGCTGCAATTGTATCAACTGTAGCTTTGTATGGGAATCTTAGTTTTCCGGGGGCTTCTGTCGAGTATGTGATGACAAACAGTAAAGCGTTAGCGCATTGCATACGAACAATTCGTGAAACACTCTTAATTGCTCGAGGACGAGGCATCAATATGAATCACTTCAAGCAAGAAATTTTACCTTATAAATTTCCAGCGGGTATTTCGGGTTGGGGAATGAAAGTTAAATTTAAAACGAGTCGAATTGCACGTGAATCGATGAAGCGACACAATAATATCGATGATTTGATGTATATATGCTACGAAGTGTTTCATGAAGGAAAACGACAATGTGTCCCAATGCCCCATTTTACCGAGAACATGCAAGCGATGCTCGTAAAACTTGAAGAACAAGAGCACATTGATCCATCTTTATATAATCACATTAAAAAATTCTAA
- a CDS encoding LytR/AlgR family response regulator transcription factor: MIEVIFIAMCIKAEKNRELVKKVVTQCSELLLLPIVAYCVRKADQHYQIVITDHCMSQSKHVGMDQHVVYLDVPLTDDVLRYTYHIPFCPQKLYKCLVTIIQEHRPWSDNIVIDGKPSQCIRAEDIYYVETEGRKIAVVTKNGRFYSNRIFSIWERLLSRFTFEHCYRGIMVNLKYVRAVSSSLLFLNDGTRLPISRRRYQRFYRNYNRLRK; encoded by the coding sequence GTGATTGAAGTGATATTTATTGCCATGTGTATTAAAGCAGAAAAAAATCGAGAACTTGTGAAAAAGGTAGTGACTCAATGTAGTGAGTTGTTGCTGTTGCCCATTGTTGCGTACTGTGTTCGTAAAGCGGACCAGCATTATCAAATTGTGATTACTGATCATTGCATGTCGCAGTCAAAGCATGTTGGTATGGATCAGCATGTTGTCTATCTAGATGTTCCTCTTACAGATGATGTTTTGAGGTATACATACCATATTCCATTTTGTCCGCAAAAACTGTACAAGTGCTTAGTGACGATTATTCAGGAGCACCGTCCTTGGTCTGATAATATTGTAATCGATGGGAAGCCGTCCCAGTGTATTCGGGCAGAGGATATCTACTATGTAGAGACAGAAGGGAGAAAAATTGCGGTTGTGACTAAGAACGGAAGATTTTATAGTAATCGTATTTTCTCAATTTGGGAACGACTTTTGTCACGATTTACATTTGAACATTGTTATCGGGGCATAATGGTTAATCTAAAATATGTTCGCGCTGTGTCATCGAGCTTACTTTTTTTAAATGATGGAACACGTTTGCCAATATCACGGCGACGTTATCAACGTTTCTATAGAAACTATAATCGCCTACGAAAATAA
- a CDS encoding peroxiredoxin — protein sequence MENNSTFPLLGEKFPTLNVKTTQGQMTLPDAYAGKWFVLFSHPSDFTPVCTTEFIGFAKAADEFNAIGADLIGLSIDGVHAHMKWIEWIDEHANVKIPFPIIADELGRAASQLGMLHSAMGTNTVRAVFIVDDKGVLRLTMYYPQEVGRSIDEILRATKALQTADKYSVAIPENWPNNEFIGDHGIVPPASTIADAEKRKAQANEGDTEYLDWWFVHKPIK from the coding sequence ATGGAAAACAACAGTACATTCCCATTGTTGGGAGAAAAATTTCCTACATTAAATGTAAAAACGACACAAGGTCAAATGACCTTACCGGATGCATATGCAGGGAAATGGTTCGTTCTATTTAGTCACCCAAGTGACTTTACACCCGTGTGTACAACAGAATTTATAGGATTTGCGAAAGCAGCAGATGAATTTAATGCAATTGGGGCAGACCTCATTGGTCTATCAATTGATGGGGTTCATGCACATATGAAATGGATTGAATGGATCGATGAACATGCAAATGTTAAGATTCCATTCCCAATTATTGCGGATGAACTTGGACGTGCAGCATCACAACTCGGCATGCTTCATTCTGCAATGGGTACAAATACAGTTCGTGCAGTATTCATCGTAGATGATAAAGGTGTGCTAAGATTAACAATGTATTATCCACAAGAAGTTGGACGTAGTATTGATGAAATTCTTCGTGCTACAAAGGCGCTTCAAACAGCGGATAAATACAGTGTTGCAATCCCTGAAAATTGGCCAAATAATGAATTTATCGGTGATCATGGAATTGTTCCACCAGCATCAACAATCGCAGATGCTGAGAAACGCAAAGCGCAAGCAAATGAAGGCGATACAGAGTACCTTGACTGGTGGTTTGTTCATAAACCCATTAAATAA
- a CDS encoding putative RNA methyltransferase: MTYFKCPNCGQALEEQERSYVCSKGHQFDRAKSGYVNLLMSQKDKMKQHGDDKLMVRARREFLDKGYYGLLLDQIKNVFDRFSSNHILDAGCGECWYTESLLKSGRTVYGVDISKNAVDLGSKRNSDLMLAVGSTFDLPIIDDSFDACLSVFAPFKIEEIFRVLKDDGIFVQVFPLANHLMELKEIVYDQPYANDVDVKMYEGFQLLDVMQIKGPIEITSTEDILNVFKMTPYAHRTPKENIERLTKYSHLNVGLEFGLAIYRKEKL; the protein is encoded by the coding sequence ATGACATATTTTAAGTGTCCTAATTGTGGACAAGCATTGGAAGAACAGGAACGATCTTACGTTTGTTCTAAGGGTCATCAGTTTGATCGAGCCAAGAGTGGTTATGTAAATTTACTCATGTCCCAAAAAGATAAAATGAAGCAACATGGTGATGATAAGCTGATGGTTCGTGCTCGGAGAGAATTTTTAGATAAAGGATACTACGGATTATTGCTTGATCAAATCAAGAATGTCTTTGATAGGTTCTCGAGTAATCACATTTTGGATGCGGGTTGCGGTGAGTGTTGGTATACGGAATCGTTACTCAAGTCAGGACGAACGGTTTATGGTGTTGATATTTCAAAGAATGCCGTTGATTTGGGATCAAAACGAAACTCAGATTTGATGCTTGCAGTGGGAAGTACCTTTGATTTACCGATCATTGATGATTCATTCGATGCATGCTTATCTGTTTTTGCTCCTTTTAAGATTGAAGAAATCTTTCGGGTTTTAAAAGACGATGGGATCTTTGTTCAGGTATTTCCACTTGCGAATCATTTGATGGAACTCAAAGAAATCGTCTATGATCAGCCTTATGCAAACGATGTTGACGTGAAAATGTATGAAGGATTCCAATTACTCGATGTGATGCAAATTAAGGGACCCATAGAAATAACCTCAACCGAGGATATTTTAAATGTTTTCAAGATGACTCCTTATGCCCATCGTACACCCAAAGAAAATATTGAAAGACTGACGAAGTATTCACACTTAAATGTAGGCTTAGAATTTGGTCTTGCAATCTATAGAAAAGAGAAATTATGA
- a CDS encoding thioredoxin domain-containing protein has translation MKKTLLVLLVSIFVLTGCTSNNLMKDYKGFTKKDHHYVTTDSETIIKNLEDSKEGIYYIGYADCPWCVALVPEMETVITDLEASYKEQGIEIKPEIMMLDVQNSEYSNSDDLKKRLSDWDKQLPEALRSNGYVPFVVAIDKDGKIQTHLGTVDGHKPPVALTETQVKFLHLRLKNMFDGIHAHRN, from the coding sequence ATGAAAAAAACATTACTCGTCCTACTCGTTTCAATTTTCGTATTAACAGGTTGCACCTCAAATAATCTCATGAAAGATTATAAAGGATTCACCAAGAAAGATCATCACTACGTAACAACTGATTCTGAAACGATCATCAAAAACTTAGAAGATTCTAAGGAAGGTATTTACTATATCGGTTATGCTGATTGTCCATGGTGTGTTGCCCTTGTTCCCGAAATGGAAACAGTGATAACAGACTTAGAAGCAAGCTACAAAGAACAAGGAATCGAAATTAAGCCTGAAATTATGATGTTGGATGTTCAAAATTCAGAATACAGTAATAGCGATGACTTGAAAAAACGGTTGTCTGATTGGGATAAACAACTTCCTGAAGCACTCCGATCAAATGGATATGTACCTTTTGTTGTAGCGATTGATAAAGATGGAAAAATTCAAACACATTTAGGTACGGTTGATGGACACAAACCTCCAGTTGCACTCACTGAAACTCAAGTTAAGTTCTTGCACTTACGTCTTAAAAATATGTTTGACGGTATCCATGCACATAGAAATTAG
- a CDS encoding TetR/AcrR family transcriptional regulator, giving the protein MPKIIHNIEEEIFASAEHLFYLHDYEDVSMKMIAKETNIAVGTLYNYYRDKASLYAAVVHKSWADTFARLKNCITTEVDFNAKFRKRLEVLYYDSAKRHGLGVHFKRVRGMNAESLEDLQGFVLTNIKEVFKDMPIANPWVFDTEIITKLIYSLLSNLSFLIENYPFSKEDNIDFLYHSLIAFFH; this is encoded by the coding sequence ATGCCAAAGATTATACATAACATTGAAGAAGAAATTTTTGCCAGCGCAGAACACCTTTTTTATTTACATGACTATGAAGACGTAAGTATGAAGATGATTGCGAAGGAGACAAACATCGCTGTGGGGACGCTTTATAATTATTATCGTGATAAAGCATCTCTCTATGCTGCAGTTGTGCATAAAAGTTGGGCCGACACATTTGCTCGTTTAAAAAATTGCATTACAACTGAAGTTGACTTTAATGCAAAATTTAGGAAGCGTTTGGAAGTTTTATACTACGACTCCGCGAAAAGACATGGCCTTGGAGTACATTTTAAACGTGTTCGAGGAATGAACGCTGAGAGCTTGGAAGATCTTCAAGGCTTTGTCCTTACCAATATTAAAGAAGTCTTCAAAGACATGCCGATTGCGAATCCTTGGGTGTTTGATACTGAGATTATCACAAAGTTAATCTATTCATTATTATCCAATCTTTCATTTTTAATTGAAAACTATCCGTTTTCGAAAGAAGATAACATTGATTTCTTATACCATTCATTGATTGCTTTTTTTCATTAA